GATTCGGGAAGGATTTAGAAAAGCACCTGAGGCTCGATTTTTTATTCATGCAGGGGATTTGATCAACACAGCTCACAAAGATCAAGAATGGCATGAGTGGTTTACGGCAGGAGGTTTTATTCATAGTATGATTCCGTCTTTCCCAGTTCCGGGTAACCATGAATATCGAGCCATCAATCAAGAAGAAGCAGCTCGAAAAGAGCGAAGCCTTTCGGTGCAGTGGAAACCTCAATTTACGCTTCCTCTCAATGGTCCCGAAGGTCTGGAAGAAACGGTGTATTACATGGATTACCAGGATGTCCGTGTGATTGGATTGGATTCCAATCGCGATCATGAAGTTCAAGCCCAATGGTTAGAAAAGGTTCTTTCCACCAATCCTAAAAAATGGACGGTTGTTACTTATCATCATCCTTTATTTTCAGCTTCAAATGGTCGGGATAATGAAGAGTTGCGGAAACTCTGGAAGCCGATTTTTGACAAATATCGCGTTGATATTGCCTTACAAGGACATGATCACGCCTATGCGAGAGGTAGAGTAGCTCCAGGAGAAAATGTGCTCGATGGACTAAATCTCAAAGATGTCACCGGGACCGTTTATGTCGTTTCCGTAAGTGGAGGGAAAATGTATGATGTCGGTGATGACTGGACTTCTAAAGGTGGGCAGCGAGACCGAATAGCTGAAAATACCCAACTCTTTCAGGTAATTACAGTGGAGGGAAACCGAATGAAGTTTGAATCTTTTACCGCTATAGGTGAATTGTATG
Above is a window of Algoriphagus sanaruensis DNA encoding:
- a CDS encoding purple acid phosphatase family protein; the protein is MKKSFFLILWSALGLTSLALAQTPITYQSPKFREAWSQPSIYPDRIVLNFGADPSTQVQVTWRTNTEITNTKAQIAPATAAPKFWKNGQEFVAKTELMDATLIPDAALKANYHSVSFTGLMPDQIYAYRVGDGEHWSEWFQFRTASQKADEKFSFLYVGDAQNYVLELWSRLIREGFRKAPEARFFIHAGDLINTAHKDQEWHEWFTAGGFIHSMIPSFPVPGNHEYRAINQEEAARKERSLSVQWKPQFTLPLNGPEGLEETVYYMDYQDVRVIGLDSNRDHEVQAQWLEKVLSTNPKKWTVVTYHHPLFSASNGRDNEELRKLWKPIFDKYRVDIALQGHDHAYARGRVAPGENVLDGLNLKDVTGTVYVVSVSGGKMYDVGDDWTSKGGQRDRIAENTQLFQVITVEGNRMKFESFTAIGELYDAFELVKGENGLNQFIELRVNGGPEFTHSNTIPYKD